AGTTCACCGGACGGTTTACCCGGGCGAGCCGGGCGCTGGGGAACGCGACGCTGATCGCGAACGTGAGCCTGGCCGAGGTGCAGGCGGAACTCCGTGACCTGTACGCCGAGGACCCAGACTGGAACGTCCTGTTGCGGGTCCTGAGTGCCGAGGCGTCCGGACGCCAGGAACAGCTGATGGACTTCCTGGACACGTTCCAGAAGACCGAACGGGCCCTCCCCATTCAGAACATCTCGCCCAAGATGAGTGCCGTGGTCTACCGGACCACCTGCCCCATGTGGGACCCCGACCACATCACGGACGTGGTCGCCGAGGACCGGCTCTACGCCCCGCCCACCATCAGCCACCGGGAGCACGTCGCCGTGTTCGTCACCCGGGACCGGACCCCGGTGGCCTGGGGTGACTTTCACACCCTGCAGAACGTGATCTGGGACGTGTCCATCCTGCACTGGGACGCCGAGCGGCACCTGCTGTACGTCCACAGCTCGGACCTCGACGAGATGCCCGACAGGCTCGCCAGGGCGGTCACCGGCGGCACGGCGGAACGGGTGGTGGGCGAGACGACCTTCCGCTGCCTGCACGGCATCCAGCGCCTGACGCTCACGAACCTCGGCCTGAGCAGCACGATCCGTGGAGCGGTGCGCTTCACCATGTTCATGGGCTCGGACATCGTCTCCGGCCTCGCCGAGGCCTCTACCCAGGACCGCACGAAGTCCAACATCTTCGGGTTCGGGTATGAGCGGGCCGAACGGGCCAGCGCCGGCTGTTCGGCGAAGGGGCGCCTCTGGTCCTACCAGATCGCCCCGACCGTGTACGACTGGATGCGCTGGTGCCACTCGCTGGGTGCGAAGTTGATCGACGATTCCATCGACGTGAGCGGTCTTCTGGAGCGCGCCATCAAGTGGCGGACGGTCGAGGGCCGTCCCCGGGCGGTGCCGCTCACGGTGGAGTGGTCCGAGGACATCCTGGCGAGGCCGGAACAGTCGATCACGTTCGAGCTGAAAGGAACGGCCTCGCACCTGTACGAGACGGGCCTGGCCGTGACGACCTTCCAGGAGGACGGGCCGCTCCGCTTCAGGGTCTTCACCGAGGAGCACTCCGTGGAGTACGAGGTCGTATTCGGCGACGATGTGGGCTACCGGCCGGTGAACGGCGTGGAGGTGCTGGTCACCACCGGCAAGGCGGAGAAGAACACCCGTGTCCCGCTGTCCGAGTGGCTCGTCCGATATCCGCCGACCACGTACTTTCATGACCGGACCGTGATGTGGGGCCGCCTGATCGCCCACCCGGCTCCCGTGACGGCGCCCTTTTCGACGGAGCGGGTGGAGGCCTGGGACTGGACGGGCACGAACATCCGCGCGGAGTCGCAGGGCCCCCACCGCGACCCGGCGACCGTGCAGTACCGGGTTGTCCAGTGGCTGCTCGGGCAGGACTTCGACATCGTGTTCGATGATGACGACACCTGGGAGGCGGCGGACATCGTGGCGATCAAGCTGCACGACGACCGGCTGGTCGTCCGGCTCTACCACTGCAAGTACTCGGGCGAGGACCAGCCCGGCGCCCGGGTCGGCGACCTGTACGAGGTGTGCGGCCAGGCACAGAAAAGCGTGCACTGGCGCGCGGACGTCGAGGGACTTTTTCAGCACCTGCTCAAGAGGGAGGGGGAACGGCAGGCGCGTCACGGCACGACGCGGTTCGATCTCGGGGATGCGGCGACCCTGCGTGCGCTGGGACGCAGGGCACGGTACCTCCGGCCCGAGTTCCACGTTTCGGTCGTGCAACCTGGTGTTTCCAAGCGCAGGATCTCCGATGCTCAGTTGAATCTGCTCGCTGTCACCGAGCTGTACCTGCAGGAGACTTACGGCATCACGTTCGGCGTGATCACGAGTGATTGAGCGTTCGACGTGTGGGGGACCGGTGCGGGTTTTTGACGGTTTCGACGCTCGCCCACCCCATCCTGAAGGGTGCCGACCGAGCCCACAGGTTCTCAGTCTGTGCTTACAGCGCCCGGGCGATGGCCTCCACGGCACGCAACCCCTGTCCGAAGCGGGCCATCGCCTCGCGGTGCCGCTCCAGCTCGCTGTAGGGCAGGTAGCGCATGTTCAGGTGGGACACCGCCTGGAAAGCGGGGCGGCGCAACTGGTCGCGGACGTCCGACTCCCGGGCGTCGGGGGCCACCAGGTAAAGGCCCTGGACCGCCCGCTCGGGGGCGCCCAGGGCCAGGTCGAGCATCCGCACGATCCCCGAGTAAATCGAGGTGGTGTGCTCCACCTCGAAGGCGGCCGCCGGGGCGAGCGTCCCCCGCTCGAACCACACCACGTCGATCAACCGCACCGCGTCCGCCCCGGGTGTGCCCGCGATCCCGGGCGGAAGGGTGTCGAGGCACCCGTCGCCCAGGCGACCACCCGCGTAGGCCCGCGAGCGGTCGTTCGCGGCGATCCACACGTCGAAGCCCAGCGCCCGGCCCAGGTCGCGCAGCCAGCCCTGCACCTCGATGTGGGTCCGGTCCCCCTCCCGGGCCGCGGCCAGCGCCTTGCTGGCGCTCGCCGACTCTTCCCGCACCTTCGCCAGGTCCGCCTGCCAGGCACTCAGCGCCGCCCCGTCATCCTCACGGGGCGGGGGCGTGTATCGCCCGCTGCCCAGGTCGAAGAGCAGCCCCGCCACGGCGCCCAGGTCGTTGGACAGCAGGCCCCGGTGCGTCCCGTTCAGCCGCAGCATCCCCTCCCGCAGCGCCAGGTATTCCTCCCACTTTCCGAGCTTCACCTTGGCCCCCGTGAGGGCGTTGTAGCCGTTCACGATGGCGGTGTTGAAGGGCGGCATGTGCGTGGGGTGCAGGAAGTACAGCAGGTTGGCGGCGGCCGGGCCCAGGCCCTTGATGGCCCGGCGGTCGAGCTCGCGGATGGCGCGGATCAGGTCGTCGCCGCCCGTGCAGCACGCGCAGGTGTCGAGAAAACGCCCGAAGGCCCGCTGGTGGTCGGGGTTCTCGTAGATGTCGGGGATGCGCAGCTTGGGCTTCCACAGGAAGGCGTGGTCGGCGCCCTTGAAGATCTGGCGTTGCTCGGCGATGGAGTGCACCACCGTCTCCAGGGAGGAACCCCGGTACTGGGTGCCGAAGCTCCCTGCCTCGATCTCCTTCACCACGGTCTGAAGGCCACGGCGGATGGAGCGAAAGTTCTTGAGGCGTTCCTCCCACAGGAACCAGGTGCGGTAGGTGCCGCCAGAATCGTCGCGCCAGTGCCGGATCAGCGTCTCGAGCGTCTGCATGGGGATGGTGTAGCACAGGGATTTCCAGCGGCCGGGCGAAAGTGGGGGAGGGTGTGGTCTCCGGTCGCCGGGTCCGGGCGTCCTCCCCCTTCTCGTCCGGGGAACCCTCGTTCCTGCCACCTGCCCACGACCACGCCGCGGTTGAACGCATCACGGCTGCCAGCCTCTTCTTTTACATGGTCTTGAGGCTCGGGTGACCTTTACACGAATTGAACACAACGCTGCCTACGCTGACAGGGCGACGATTTCTTCACACCGCCGCGCCGCCCACGGCCGCCCGCCCTCACGTTCACGACCAGGAGAGTGCCCATGCCGCAGAACACCGCCCGGATGCTCCAGACCCACCCTAGCCCTGCGAGCGTCTTCGACCAGGGGGCACTTGCGGAGTGCATCGACGCCTGCTTCGAGTGCGCGAACATCTGTACCTCGTGTGCCGACGCCTGCCTGGGCGAGCAGGGGCACCTCTCGCACCTCGTCCACTGCATCCGCCTCAACCTCGACTGCGCCGACGTGTGCGCCGCGACCGGGCGGGTCCTCTCGCGCCTGACCCAGCCCGACCAGAACGTCCTGCGCGCCCAGCTTCAGGCCTGCCTCGCCGCGTGCCAGGCGTGTGGGCAGGAGTGCGAGATGCACGCCCGCGACATGAACATGCAGCACTGCGCGGTGTGCGCCGAATCCTGCCGCCGCTGTGAACAGGCCTGCCAGCAACTCCTGGGGAGCATGAGCGCATGAACAAACTGATCCTGACCCTCGCCCTGATGGCCCTGCCCGTGAGTTCCGCCCAGGCGGGCGGCAGTCAGGGGGGCACGGCGGCAACCATGTCCACGACCATGATCATTCAGATGCAGTCGGACATGCGTGCCCGGATGCAGCCCATGCTGGAGGACCTGCGCCGCCTGTCCGGCACCGCCTTCGACCGGGCGTTCTTTTCCATGATGATCCCCCACCACCAGAGCGCCATCGAGATGAGCCGGACCGCGCTACCCCGGCTGCGCGACCCGCTCGTCCGCGCGTGGGCGCAGGGCATCATCGACGATCAGCAGAAGGAGATCGCCGAGATGCAGGCCGAGTTGCAGCGCCTGGGGGGCGTGGACACGGCGCGGCAGAACCGAATGCGTCAGGCCATGTCGGGCATGGGGCAGAGGATGACCCAGATGATGTCCCAATCGCAAAGCCCCGACCACGCGTTCCTGGAGATGATGACGCCCCACCACGGCTCGGCCAACGAGATGGCGAACATCGCCCTGCAAAACGGCCAGACCGACCATGTGCTCGACATCGCCCAGCGCATCATCATGACGCAGGCCGACGAGATGCACGACTTCAAGGACTGGCTGCGCACCCACCAGTAAGGCGATTCCCTCCGGGGCACCTGCCACGCGTGTGGCAGGTGCCCCCTCGTGTGGTGCACACGGGTCCTGCCGTCAGGGGGTCCGCCCGACGCTCCCCGTCGAGGACACCAGCCTGGCCTGAGAAGGGGTCCGGCGCGCGGGAGGCTGGAGTTCCCCGAACCTGGGCGTCGCCCGGCCGTGGCAGGGGGCAAACTCCCCGCCGTCCGCCCTGCCGCCTTAACACAAAGGCAACACGAGGTCCGTACCGTGTCCGGGTGACCTTTTCACGCCTCCTCTGGCCCGCCCTGCTGCTCGCCCCGGTGGCGGGCGCCGCCCCCTACGCGCAGCAGACCAGCTTCGGCACCCCGTCCCCGCTGATTCAGGCCGCGCAGGCCCGGACCAGCGTGAAAGCCACCTGGGAGGCGCTGCCCCAGCCCCGCGGCGGCCAGCTCGAGAGCGGCGTGGTGGAGGTGGCGCCGTTCAACGAACTCGTCCCCAGTTGGAACGTGACGGGACCGGGAGAGAGCCCCCTGACGCTGGAGGTGCGCGTGCGGCGGCCCGACGGCCGCTGGACGCCGTACTTCGGGTTCGGGACCTGGCGGGCGGCAGGACCCCGGGCCAGTCAGCCGGTGACGCGCACGGCGGACGGCACGGTGAACACCGACACCCTGACCCTCCCCTTCCGCGCCGCGGCCTTCCAGTACCGCGTGACGCCGGGGGCGGGGCTCCAGGTGCGCCTGCTGTCGTTCAACACGTCGGACAGCGCCCTGCGCCTGCGGGACCAGGGCCGGGGCGGGCAGGCGATCTCCTGGAACAGGGTTCTGGCGGTCCCCGGGCTCTCGCAGATGATCTACCCGGGCGGGGGGGAGGTCTGGTGCAGCCCCACCAGCATCTCCATGATCCTGGGCTTCTGGAACCGCCCCGTGCGGGTGCCGGACGCCGCCAAGGCCACCTTCGACACCCGGTACGACGGCTTCGGGAATTGGCCCTTCAACACCGCGTATGCTGGAACTCAGGGTTTGCAGGCCCTTGTGACGCGCCTGGGCAGCCTGCGAGACGCCGAGGCGTACCTGGGGCAGGGGCTGCCGCTCGCGGTGAGCGTGCGCTTCAAAGCGGGCGAGCTGCCGGGCGCGCCGCTGTCCTGGTCGAACGGGCACCTGATGGTGCTGACCGGCTTCGACGCGCAGGGCAACCCGGTGGTGAACGACCCGGCGGCGAGGAGCGACGCGGGCGTGCGGCGCATCTACCCGCGCGCCGTCTTCGAGCGGTTGTGGCTCAGCCACGCGGGCGGCATGGCGTACGTGATGGCCCCTCTCCCCGGAGTCCTGTCTCAGGACGGGCCGAAGTAGTCTAACCGCATGGCCTGTCTCACGGCCCGCATCGTTTCGGCCGCCACCTCCCGCCCGCGCCCCGTGCCCTCCCGCACGACCCGCTCCACGTCGCCCCGGTGCCGCGCGAACTCGGCCCGCCGCGCGCGGATGGGCGCCAGGGTCGCCTCCAGCAGATGCCGTTTGACCCGCACGTCCCCCAGTCCCCCGCGGCGGTAGTGCGCCTTGAGGGCCGCCACCCCGGCCCGGTCCGGGTCAAAGGCGTCGAGGTACGCGAATACCGGGTTCCCCTCCACGGTCCCCGGGGCCTCCACCCGGAGGTGGTTCGGGTCGGTGTACATTCCCCGCACCTTGCAGGCCACCTCGTCAGGCGGGTCGGACAGGAAGATGGCGTTGCCCAGGGACTTGCTCATCTTCGTCTTGCCGTCGAGTCCGGGGAGGCGCGCCACCTCTCCCAGCAGGGCCCGGGGCTCGGTGAGCACGGGAGCGTAGAGGCGGTTGAAGCGCCGCACGATCTCCGCCGTCTGCTCGATCATGGGGAGCTGGTCCTCCCCCACGGGAACGAGATGCGCGCCGAAGGCCGTGATGTCCGCCGCCTGGGAAACGGGGTACACGAAGAAGCCGGCCGGGACGGACTCGCCGTACCCCTTCTGGGCGATCTCGGTCTTGACCGTTGGGTTCTGACGCAGGTGCGAGACCGTCACGAGGTTCAGGTAGAGCACGGTCAGCTCGGCGATCTCGGGCACCTGGGACTGGAGGACGAAGGTGGCGACCTCGGGGTCGAGGCCCACCGCGAGCTCGTCGAGGGCCACTTCCATCACGTTGGCGCGGACCTTTTGCGGGTGCTCGAAGTTGTCGGTGAGGGCCTGCACGTCGGCGAGGAGGACGTAGGTCTCGTAGTCGTGCTGGAGGGCGACGCGGTTGCGCAGGGAACCCACGTCGTGGCCGAGGTAGAGGGGGCCGGTGGGCCGGTCTCCCGTCAGGATGCGCTGCTTCATGTGCGGTCTCCTTGAACCCAAAAGAAAAGGTGCCCAGCACGTCCCCGGCGCACGCGAGAACACGCGGAGGTCACCCGGTCACCAGCGGGGCCACCGCGCGCATTCAAGCTCATGGCGGTCACTGGAGCAGGGCGCGGGTCGGTCCGCTGGTGGTGCGGCCCGGGTCCTCACCGCCTCCGGCGTGGCCTGGGCCGTTGCAACTTCATCCCCTCCCCGGTGAATCGGCGATGCCAGAACGCGAACTGCCGTTGCCGCTCGGGGGTGGCCGCCTCGCGCGCCAAACCATAGGGATCGTTAAGCTGCGGGGGCACACGCTCCGGGCGCGGGGTGCTGGTGCCAGTGACCTGGTCGAAATCCTCCCAGGTGCTCCAGCTGGGGGCCTCCCGCTGCTGCTGGCCCGCACTCCAGGCGAGGTCACGCAGATGCTGTTCGCGGGTGACGTGCAGAACGACCGAGCTGTTCACCCGCGTGGCCGCTTCCACCTCCTCCAGGAGGGCCAGGGCTGGCCTCCTGGTGTCGTAGTCCAATCCCGAGAGGGCCTCCAGCGGGGAGGAAAGGTCAAGGTGCGCGCCGGGGTGATGCGCTCGCCGCTCCTCCACCTGGGCGTGCCACTGGGCGAACACGATCAGGTCGACCATTCGCAGCACGGGCACGACCCGGGCGTTGAAAAAGCCGCTGAGGCGGTAATGACGGGGCAGGGTCAAGAGGAAGCGCGCCGCGTGGTAGGCCGCTTCGTCCGTCCCGGGGGCCGCGTCGAAATACTCCCGCCAGCGGTCGAGCGCCACGTCGGGCTGGCCCAGTTTCTGGTGGGCCACCCCCAGCTCCCGCAGGCAGTCGAGGTCTCCCAGGGCCGCGCCCTTCTCCAGGGTCTTGAGGCCCTTGTTCACGTCGACAGCCGTTCCGTACCCGCGCAGGAGGCTGGCACCCAGCCGGGCATGGGCTTCAGGCAGACCCGCCTTGGCGGCGGCCTCGTAGTACTTCAAAGCCTCGTACCTGGACTTGGGAACGCCCCGTCCCAACTCGTGCGCCTGGCCCTGCTCGTACAGTTCCCGCGCCCGGTGTTGCCCCTGAAACTTCACCCGTTCGCGGGCGTCACGCTTGATGGGATCGGTGAGGAAGGTGGTGGCGCCGTACAATCCCTGGAGGCGCAGTTCCAGCAGGGTGTCGATGGCGAAGGTCGGGGGAATTCGGAAGAACTCGCGGCCCCGGCTCACCCGGTAGTCCGAGAGGGCCGCGTGCATGTGCTGTTCGGCGCCGTGGACGTCCTCGAAGT
The DNA window shown above is from Deinococcus aestuarii and carries:
- a CDS encoding DEAD/DEAH box helicase, with product MVLLDCTARPYRRGRTTGTLVEAPGAPSILVVPRPVKPPDDVDAVLWTEGGALPTSRADVEHLRARWVQPKFSRHMPLPEDARERALASWRDRFRFVEETVLEDGRLQEGLRSPQIGALHAALAHWKMTNEPATVVMPTGTGKTETMLALLVQQRLERLLVVVPNDALRTQISEKFLTLGLLKKVGALDPTCQLPVVCRLDHALQNTQQADDVFGPCNVVVTTMDVLRLCGDDAKARIVALCSHLFIDEAHHIGAKTWKQTRELFLDRKILQFTATPFRSGREPIPGRVIFNYPLLRAQEEEYFKPILFRPVSALDRDQADELIITRALETLDADLAPGEDRPAGFDHLVMARADNVRRAEELHARYAEACRGKPYGAVLVYHAMSAQDKRAALEALARREARVVVCVNMFGEGFDLPNLKIAAMHDIHKSLTITLQFTGRFTRASRALGNATLIANVSLAEVQAELRDLYAEDPDWNVLLRVLSAEASGRQEQLMDFLDTFQKTERALPIQNISPKMSAVVYRTTCPMWDPDHITDVVAEDRLYAPPTISHREHVAVFVTRDRTPVAWGDFHTLQNVIWDVSILHWDAERHLLYVHSSDLDEMPDRLARAVTGGTAERVVGETTFRCLHGIQRLTLTNLGLSSTIRGAVRFTMFMGSDIVSGLAEASTQDRTKSNIFGFGYERAERASAGCSAKGRLWSYQIAPTVYDWMRWCHSLGAKLIDDSIDVSGLLERAIKWRTVEGRPRAVPLTVEWSEDILARPEQSITFELKGTASHLYETGLAVTTFQEDGPLRFRVFTEEHSVEYEVVFGDDVGYRPVNGVEVLVTTGKAEKNTRVPLSEWLVRYPPTTYFHDRTVMWGRLIAHPAPVTAPFSTERVEAWDWTGTNIRAESQGPHRDPATVQYRVVQWLLGQDFDIVFDDDDTWEAADIVAIKLHDDRLVVRLYHCKYSGEDQPGARVGDLYEVCGQAQKSVHWRADVEGLFQHLLKREGERQARHGTTRFDLGDAATLRALGRRARYLRPEFHVSVVQPGVSKRRISDAQLNLLAVTELYLQETYGITFGVITSD
- a CDS encoding type II restriction endonuclease, whose protein sequence is MQTLETLIRHWRDDSGGTYRTWFLWEERLKNFRSIRRGLQTVVKEIEAGSFGTQYRGSSLETVVHSIAEQRQIFKGADHAFLWKPKLRIPDIYENPDHQRAFGRFLDTCACCTGGDDLIRAIRELDRRAIKGLGPAAANLLYFLHPTHMPPFNTAIVNGYNALTGAKVKLGKWEEYLALREGMLRLNGTHRGLLSNDLGAVAGLLFDLGSGRYTPPPREDDGAALSAWQADLAKVREESASASKALAAAREGDRTHIEVQGWLRDLGRALGFDVWIAANDRSRAYAGGRLGDGCLDTLPPGIAGTPGADAVRLIDVVWFERGTLAPAAAFEVEHTTSIYSGIVRMLDLALGAPERAVQGLYLVAPDARESDVRDQLRRPAFQAVSHLNMRYLPYSELERHREAMARFGQGLRAVEAIARAL
- a CDS encoding four-helix bundle copper-binding protein; amino-acid sequence: MPQNTARMLQTHPSPASVFDQGALAECIDACFECANICTSCADACLGEQGHLSHLVHCIRLNLDCADVCAATGRVLSRLTQPDQNVLRAQLQACLAACQACGQECEMHARDMNMQHCAVCAESCRRCEQACQQLLGSMSA
- a CDS encoding DUF305 domain-containing protein, with protein sequence MNKLILTLALMALPVSSAQAGGSQGGTAATMSTTMIIQMQSDMRARMQPMLEDLRRLSGTAFDRAFFSMMIPHHQSAIEMSRTALPRLRDPLVRAWAQGIIDDQQKEIAEMQAELQRLGGVDTARQNRMRQAMSGMGQRMTQMMSQSQSPDHAFLEMMTPHHGSANEMANIALQNGQTDHVLDIAQRIIMTQADEMHDFKDWLRTHQ
- a CDS encoding peptidase C39 family protein, with protein sequence MTFSRLLWPALLLAPVAGAAPYAQQTSFGTPSPLIQAAQARTSVKATWEALPQPRGGQLESGVVEVAPFNELVPSWNVTGPGESPLTLEVRVRRPDGRWTPYFGFGTWRAAGPRASQPVTRTADGTVNTDTLTLPFRAAAFQYRVTPGAGLQVRLLSFNTSDSALRLRDQGRGGQAISWNRVLAVPGLSQMIYPGGGEVWCSPTSISMILGFWNRPVRVPDAAKATFDTRYDGFGNWPFNTAYAGTQGLQALVTRLGSLRDAEAYLGQGLPLAVSVRFKAGELPGAPLSWSNGHLMVLTGFDAQGNPVVNDPAARSDAGVRRIYPRAVFERLWLSHAGGMAYVMAPLPGVLSQDGPK
- the trpS gene encoding tryptophan--tRNA ligase; translation: MKQRILTGDRPTGPLYLGHDVGSLRNRVALQHDYETYVLLADVQALTDNFEHPQKVRANVMEVALDELAVGLDPEVATFVLQSQVPEIAELTVLYLNLVTVSHLRQNPTVKTEIAQKGYGESVPAGFFVYPVSQAADITAFGAHLVPVGEDQLPMIEQTAEIVRRFNRLYAPVLTEPRALLGEVARLPGLDGKTKMSKSLGNAIFLSDPPDEVACKVRGMYTDPNHLRVEAPGTVEGNPVFAYLDAFDPDRAGVAALKAHYRRGGLGDVRVKRHLLEATLAPIRARRAEFARHRGDVERVVREGTGRGREVAAETMRAVRQAMRLDYFGPS
- a CDS encoding GIY-YIG nuclease family protein, producing MNQAGTLYVLLNPSMPGLVKVGLTTRDAAERARELAGASGVPTDFIVAYEANFEDVHGAEQHMHAALSDYRVSRGREFFRIPPTFAIDTLLELRLQGLYGATTFLTDPIKRDARERVKFQGQHRARELYEQGQAHELGRGVPKSRYEALKYYEAAAKAGLPEAHARLGASLLRGYGTAVDVNKGLKTLEKGAALGDLDCLRELGVAHQKLGQPDVALDRWREYFDAAPGTDEAAYHAARFLLTLPRHYRLSGFFNARVVPVLRMVDLIVFAQWHAQVEERRAHHPGAHLDLSSPLEALSGLDYDTRRPALALLEEVEAATRVNSSVVLHVTREQHLRDLAWSAGQQQREAPSWSTWEDFDQVTGTSTPRPERVPPQLNDPYGLAREAATPERQRQFAFWHRRFTGEGMKLQRPRPRRRR